The Virgibacillus phasianinus genome includes a window with the following:
- the ftsY gene encoding signal recognition particle-docking protein FtsY → MGFMDKLKNKFKQNDEEELSTKYKEGMTKTRNSFSGKINDLIAKYRKVDEDFFEELEEVLITADVGVMTVMDLIDELKMEVKRRNIKDTQDVKEVISEKLVDIYYGDDDEEIEKLNLQQDNLTVLLVVGVNGAGKTTSIGKLAYQLKSEGKKVMLAAGDTFRAGAIEQLEVWGERAGVDIVKQGAGSDPAAVIFDGIKAAKTRDADVLICDTAGRLQNKVNLMNELAKVKRVIEREIPGAPHEVLLVLDATTGQNAMSQAKIFSEATNVSGIILTKLDGTAKGGIVLAIRNELGIPVKYVGLGEKMTDLQKFNADAFVFGLFADMLEDENA, encoded by the coding sequence ATGGGTTTTATGGATAAATTGAAAAATAAATTTAAGCAAAATGACGAGGAAGAACTATCAACAAAGTATAAAGAAGGAATGACTAAAACGAGAAATTCCTTCTCAGGTAAGATCAATGATTTAATTGCGAAATACCGCAAAGTGGACGAAGATTTTTTTGAGGAATTGGAAGAGGTACTCATTACTGCCGATGTTGGTGTGATGACCGTAATGGATTTGATTGATGAGTTAAAAATGGAAGTGAAGCGCCGCAACATTAAAGATACTCAAGATGTGAAAGAAGTAATTTCTGAAAAACTGGTGGATATTTATTACGGTGACGACGATGAAGAGATAGAGAAATTAAATCTTCAGCAGGACAATTTAACCGTCCTGCTTGTTGTTGGGGTAAACGGCGCTGGTAAAACAACTTCGATAGGTAAGCTTGCTTACCAATTAAAATCGGAAGGCAAAAAAGTAATGCTAGCAGCTGGAGATACCTTCCGTGCAGGTGCGATTGAACAACTTGAGGTATGGGGTGAGCGCGCAGGGGTTGACATTGTTAAGCAAGGGGCCGGCAGTGATCCGGCAGCAGTTATCTTTGATGGGATTAAAGCGGCAAAGACCAGAGATGCGGATGTACTAATCTGTGACACAGCCGGCCGGTTACAAAATAAGGTAAACCTGATGAACGAACTGGCGAAAGTAAAACGGGTAATCGAGCGTGAAATTCCAGGTGCGCCACATGAAGTACTATTGGTTCTCGATGCGACTACCGGTCAAAACGCAATGAGTCAGGCCAAAATATTTTCAGAAGCTACCAACGTTTCCGGAATCATTCTAACAAAGCTAGATGGAACTGCTAAGGGTGGAATTGTCTTAGCTATTCGCAATGAATTGGGAATTCCAGTTAAATACGTTGGACTAGGTGAAAAAATGACGGATCTGCAAAAGTTTAACGCAGATGCCTTTGTATTTGGTTTGTTTGCTGATATGCTAGAAGATGAAAATGCTTAA